A genome region from Nocardiopsis exhalans includes the following:
- a CDS encoding UvrD-helicase domain-containing protein has protein sequence MPQLAIAKEFLAEYAALEKPVRERVTQVFAKFEQATHTGLHLEKINHARDDRFRTIRVDQFWRGVVLAPRNGDTYTLMKVLPHDDAYAWAGRRRASVNSVTGGIEVRDVDTIDSTLPHLERVAEHVPTRLFEDVKDADLRRLGVDEQTLGFARTLTDVFQLEAARGLLPAVQWEVLYGLAAGLTPEQVWEEMGAAIVEGEVDPEDLDAAVRRSPDRVLLVEGPEELTAALESPFDLWRIYLHPAQRAVVEASYGGPARVSGGPGTGKTVVALHRAQRLAERGEGEVLLTTFTSTLATALEAQLRLLVESRSENPEEVLGRIRVEHVDRLAHRVFREEHGQPDLLDPARERALWQEVVAGLGVDLSPSFLAQEWRQVVLTRRVEDAQAYLEAKRTGRGRGLNAARKAQVWQAVHSFRNLLGERGLWTHETVSEEAARILAGRAEKPFRHVVVDEAQDLHAGQWRLLRAAAAEAGDDLFVAGDTHQRVYGPKVSLAEVGVNIRGRSSKLRINYRTTAQILGWSLGLVLGEPVDDMDGGLDSIAGCRSEIRGEKPVLHGAATWEAELGYLKETVGSWAEAGVLPDEIGVAARSKRAVEQAVLALEEAGLPARSLAKGQAVGSVPVGTMHRMKGLEFRCLAVVGVGGEQLPAPRSVTPEEEDPGAHARDLLRERSLLFVACTRAREQLSVSWHRSPSPFLEAVLDR, from the coding sequence GTGCCCCAGCTCGCCATCGCCAAGGAATTCCTGGCGGAGTACGCCGCCCTGGAGAAGCCCGTACGCGAACGGGTCACCCAGGTGTTCGCCAAGTTCGAGCAGGCCACCCACACCGGCCTGCACCTGGAGAAGATCAATCACGCGCGGGACGACCGGTTCCGCACGATCCGCGTGGACCAGTTCTGGCGGGGTGTGGTCCTGGCCCCGAGGAACGGCGACACCTACACGCTGATGAAGGTGCTCCCGCACGACGACGCCTACGCCTGGGCCGGGCGGCGCAGAGCCTCGGTGAACAGCGTGACCGGTGGCATCGAGGTGCGCGACGTCGACACGATCGACTCCACCCTGCCGCACCTGGAACGCGTCGCCGAGCACGTGCCGACCCGGCTGTTCGAGGACGTGAAGGACGCGGACCTGCGCCGCCTGGGCGTGGACGAGCAGACCCTGGGGTTCGCCCGGACGCTGACCGACGTCTTCCAGCTGGAGGCGGCGCGCGGGCTGCTGCCCGCCGTCCAGTGGGAGGTGCTCTACGGGCTGGCGGCGGGGCTCACCCCCGAGCAGGTCTGGGAGGAGATGGGCGCGGCCATCGTCGAGGGCGAGGTGGACCCCGAGGACCTGGACGCGGCGGTGCGGCGCAGCCCGGACCGTGTGCTGCTGGTGGAGGGCCCCGAGGAGCTGACGGCGGCGCTGGAGTCGCCGTTCGACCTGTGGCGGATCTACCTGCACCCGGCCCAGCGCGCGGTGGTCGAGGCGTCCTACGGCGGTCCCGCCCGGGTGAGCGGCGGGCCCGGGACCGGCAAGACCGTGGTGGCGCTGCACCGCGCCCAGCGGCTGGCCGAGCGCGGGGAGGGCGAGGTCCTGCTGACCACGTTCACCTCGACTCTGGCGACCGCGTTGGAGGCGCAGCTGCGGCTGCTGGTGGAGTCCCGGAGCGAGAACCCCGAGGAGGTTCTGGGGCGGATCCGGGTGGAGCACGTGGACCGGCTGGCGCACCGGGTGTTCCGGGAGGAGCACGGCCAGCCCGACCTGTTGGACCCCGCGCGCGAACGCGCGCTGTGGCAGGAGGTCGTGGCCGGGCTGGGGGTCGACCTGTCGCCCTCGTTCCTGGCCCAGGAGTGGCGCCAGGTGGTGCTGACCCGCCGGGTCGAGGACGCGCAGGCCTACCTGGAGGCCAAGCGCACCGGTCGGGGGCGCGGGTTGAACGCGGCGCGCAAGGCCCAGGTGTGGCAGGCGGTGCACTCCTTCCGGAACCTGCTAGGCGAGCGAGGGCTGTGGACCCACGAGACGGTGAGCGAGGAGGCCGCCCGGATCCTGGCCGGACGTGCGGAGAAGCCGTTCCGGCACGTGGTGGTGGACGAGGCGCAGGACCTGCACGCGGGTCAGTGGCGGCTGCTGCGGGCGGCGGCGGCAGAGGCGGGGGACGACCTGTTCGTCGCGGGCGACACCCACCAGCGGGTGTACGGCCCCAAGGTGAGCCTGGCCGAGGTCGGGGTGAACATCCGCGGCCGTTCCAGCAAGCTGCGGATCAACTACCGGACCACCGCGCAGATCCTCGGGTGGAGTCTGGGACTGGTCCTCGGGGAACCGGTGGACGACATGGACGGCGGCCTGGACTCCATCGCCGGCTGCCGGTCCGAGATCCGCGGTGAGAAACCGGTGCTGCACGGGGCCGCCACCTGGGAGGCGGAGCTGGGGTACCTGAAGGAGACCGTGGGCTCCTGGGCGGAGGCCGGGGTGCTGCCCGACGAGATCGGGGTGGCCGCCCGCTCCAAGCGCGCGGTGGAGCAGGCCGTACTGGCCCTGGAGGAGGCAGGGCTGCCGGCCCGGTCGCTGGCCAAGGGGCAGGCGGTCGGCAGTGTCCCGGTCGGCACGATGCACCGGATGAAGGGGTTGGAGTTCCGCTGCCTGGCCGTGGTGGGCGTGGGCGGGGAACAGCTGCCCGCACCGCGGAGCGTCACCCCTGAGGAGGAGGACCCCGGTGCGCACGCCCGCGACCTGTTGCGGGAGCGGAGTCTGCTGTTCGTGGCGTGCACGCGGGCGCGCGAGCAGCTGAGCGTGAGCTGGCACCGCTCGCCGAGCCCCTTCCTCGAAGCGGTTCTGGACCGCTGA
- a CDS encoding GmrSD restriction endonuclease domain-containing protein, whose translation MAKLSMLLDQIDAGTVLLPEFQRGYVWNRDQVRGLMRSMYLGHPVGSLLLWETSAEEMAVRGGSAGNGTHLLLLDGQQRISSLYGVVRGRAPAFFEGDDKAFTGLQFNVDTEVFEFYRPLKMTDNPHWVDVTELFQQGPVPYLTRFADDPAKANLYLTRLNRLSQIVDKNFPQEEITGAERTVDEVVDIFNRVNSGGTKLSKGDLALAKLCAQWPEARTSMRSALGRWEEAGFSFSLDWLLRNATAVASGRALFTALDKVDAPAFQRALEGSVNHVGTFLDAVSGRLGLDHDRVLMGRYALPVVSRLLELNGGRFDDARHRDRVLYWYVHSALWGRYTGSTETYLQVDYDTLKSSGVDGLIDSLARLRGGNLDIRPHDFEGATKGARFYPLLYMLTRVHGARDFGSGLELRAESLGRLSSLQVHHIFPKKVLRNRYESRQVNAIANFCFLTQQTNLEVADLTPEEYFAEVEARHPGVLASQWIPTDPELWKVENYEEFLAARRELLAEAAETFLGGLASGGEGSGEEALRPVTVLADEPDDARSVQVQEMVDELLRLGFAKPELDAEINDPERGRAIAEAEAFWPDGLQHGLGKPVVLELDPDQADLPRLQELGYEVFTSVDSLLGFVSRLGQEAAGEAVGEVERDRFAEPEEGSGEGPQTADFGRAMLSVYERAKNEADYTASFFLGMISELGPLGTARKLLNSPAVSDGFANLWERGRLDLTVEALVLRPEFAPLFTEEELARARTRLEQFGYRFLEN comes from the coding sequence ATGGCGAAACTGTCCATGCTCCTCGACCAGATCGACGCCGGAACCGTGCTGTTGCCGGAGTTCCAGCGCGGCTACGTGTGGAACCGCGACCAGGTGCGCGGTCTGATGCGTTCCATGTACCTGGGCCACCCGGTGGGCAGCCTGCTGCTGTGGGAGACCTCCGCCGAGGAGATGGCGGTGCGCGGCGGCAGCGCGGGGAACGGTACCCACCTGCTGCTCCTGGACGGTCAGCAGCGCATCAGCTCCCTGTACGGGGTGGTCCGCGGGCGCGCCCCGGCGTTCTTCGAGGGTGACGACAAGGCGTTCACGGGGCTGCAGTTCAACGTGGACACCGAGGTGTTCGAGTTCTACCGGCCGCTGAAGATGACCGACAACCCGCACTGGGTGGACGTCACCGAACTGTTCCAGCAGGGCCCGGTCCCCTACCTGACCAGGTTCGCCGACGACCCGGCCAAGGCCAACCTGTACCTGACCAGGCTCAACCGGCTGAGCCAGATCGTCGACAAGAACTTCCCGCAGGAGGAGATCACCGGGGCGGAGCGCACCGTCGACGAGGTCGTGGACATCTTCAACCGGGTCAACTCCGGCGGCACCAAGCTGTCCAAGGGCGACCTGGCGCTGGCCAAGCTGTGCGCCCAGTGGCCGGAGGCGCGCACGTCCATGCGTTCGGCGCTGGGCCGGTGGGAGGAGGCCGGGTTCTCGTTCAGCCTCGACTGGCTGCTGCGCAACGCCACCGCGGTCGCCTCGGGCCGGGCCCTGTTCACCGCCCTGGACAAGGTGGACGCGCCCGCCTTCCAACGGGCGTTGGAGGGTTCGGTCAACCACGTGGGCACGTTCCTGGACGCGGTCTCGGGCAGGCTCGGCCTGGACCACGACCGGGTGCTGATGGGGCGGTACGCGCTGCCGGTGGTCTCACGGCTGCTGGAGCTCAACGGGGGCCGCTTCGACGACGCCCGGCACCGGGACAGGGTCCTGTACTGGTACGTGCACAGCGCCCTGTGGGGGCGCTACACGGGTTCCACGGAGACCTACCTGCAGGTCGACTACGACACCCTGAAGAGTTCGGGGGTGGACGGGCTGATCGATTCCCTGGCCCGGCTGCGCGGCGGGAACCTGGATATCCGCCCGCACGACTTCGAGGGCGCGACCAAGGGCGCCCGGTTCTACCCGCTGCTGTACATGCTGACCCGGGTGCACGGCGCCCGGGACTTCGGCAGTGGTCTGGAGTTGCGGGCCGAGTCCCTGGGACGCCTGTCCTCGTTGCAGGTCCACCACATCTTCCCCAAGAAGGTGCTGCGCAACAGGTACGAGAGCAGGCAGGTGAACGCGATCGCGAACTTCTGCTTCCTCACCCAGCAGACCAACCTGGAGGTCGCCGACCTCACGCCCGAGGAGTACTTCGCCGAGGTCGAGGCGCGCCACCCCGGTGTGCTGGCCTCGCAGTGGATCCCCACCGACCCCGAGCTGTGGAAGGTGGAGAACTACGAGGAGTTCCTGGCCGCCCGCCGGGAGCTGCTGGCCGAGGCGGCGGAGACCTTCCTCGGCGGGCTGGCCTCGGGCGGTGAGGGCTCCGGGGAGGAGGCGCTGCGCCCGGTGACGGTTCTGGCCGACGAGCCCGACGACGCCCGTTCGGTGCAGGTGCAGGAGATGGTGGACGAGCTGCTCCGGCTGGGTTTCGCCAAGCCCGAGCTGGACGCCGAGATCAACGACCCGGAGCGGGGTCGGGCGATCGCCGAAGCGGAGGCGTTCTGGCCGGACGGCCTCCAGCACGGCCTGGGCAAGCCGGTCGTCCTGGAGCTGGACCCCGATCAGGCGGACCTGCCCAGGTTGCAGGAGCTGGGTTATGAGGTCTTCACCTCGGTGGACTCGCTGCTGGGTTTCGTGAGCCGGCTGGGTCAGGAGGCGGCCGGGGAGGCCGTGGGTGAAGTGGAGCGGGACCGGTTCGCGGAACCGGAGGAGGGTTCTGGCGAGGGCCCCCAGACCGCCGATTTCGGTCGGGCGATGCTCTCGGTGTACGAGCGGGCCAAGAACGAGGCCGACTACACCGCTTCGTTCTTCCTGGGCATGATCTCCGAGCTGGGGCCGCTGGGCACGGCCCGCAAGCTGCTGAACTCCCCCGCGGTCTCCGACGGGTTCGCGAACCTGTGGGAGCGGGGGCGGCTGGACCTGACGGTGGAGGCGCTGGTGCTGCGGCCGGAGTTCGCTCCGCTGTTCACCGAGGAGGAGCTGGCGCGGGCGAGGACCCGCCTGGAGCAGTTCGGGTACCGGTTCCTGGAGAACTGA
- a CDS encoding bile acid:sodium symporter family protein, with the protein MTVIEKVADLVGKWFALLVLAGAIIGMLVPAQASLITPHVPLLLGIIMFGMGLTMRPVDFAIVAKHPKAVLLGVAAQYTVMPLLAWGIAHSFNLPPLLVVGMVLVGASPGGTASNVIVYLARGDVALSVAMTSISTMLAPFVTPLLVLGLAGSTLPVSAGDLFLSILQVVLLPVVGGLLLRTFADRFVTPLLPLMPLVSATGIVLVVAGVVGANADAVLTTGLLLALAVIAHNTLGLTVGYLVGYFGRMPESARRAVSVEVGMQNSGLAASLATTHFEPIAALPGALFSVWHNLSGAAVATYWARKAPKDAEGAEEAREPERS; encoded by the coding sequence ATGACGGTCATCGAGAAGGTCGCCGACCTCGTCGGCAAGTGGTTCGCACTCCTGGTCCTGGCCGGGGCGATCATCGGGATGCTCGTCCCGGCGCAGGCTTCGCTCATCACACCCCACGTGCCCCTGCTGCTCGGCATCATCATGTTCGGCATGGGCCTGACGATGCGCCCGGTGGACTTCGCCATCGTGGCCAAGCACCCCAAGGCCGTGCTGCTCGGGGTGGCCGCCCAGTACACGGTCATGCCCCTGCTGGCCTGGGGCATCGCGCACTCGTTCAACCTGCCGCCGCTGCTGGTGGTCGGCATGGTCCTGGTCGGCGCCTCACCCGGCGGCACCGCCTCCAACGTCATCGTCTACCTGGCCCGCGGTGACGTGGCGCTCTCGGTGGCGATGACCTCCATCTCCACCATGCTGGCGCCGTTCGTGACCCCGCTGCTCGTGCTGGGCCTGGCCGGTTCGACCCTGCCGGTCTCCGCGGGCGACCTGTTCCTGTCGATCCTGCAGGTCGTGCTGCTCCCCGTCGTCGGCGGCCTGCTGCTGCGCACCTTCGCCGACCGCTTCGTGACACCGCTCCTGCCGCTGATGCCGCTGGTCTCGGCCACCGGCATCGTGCTGGTCGTGGCCGGTGTGGTGGGCGCCAACGCCGACGCCGTGCTCACCACCGGCCTGCTGCTGGCCCTGGCCGTGATCGCGCACAACACCCTCGGCCTGACCGTCGGCTACCTGGTGGGGTACTTCGGCCGTATGCCCGAGTCCGCGCGCCGCGCGGTGAGCGTGGAGGTCGGCATGCAGAACTCGGGGCTGGCCGCGAGCCTGGCCACCACCCACTTCGAGCCCATCGCCGCGCTGCCCGGGGCGCTGTTCTCGGTCTGGCACAACCTGTCCGGTGCGGCCGTGGCCACCTACTGGGCCCGCAAGGCTCCCAAGGACGCGGAGGGCGCCGAGGAGGCCAGGGAACCCGAGCGTTCCTGA
- a CDS encoding CU044_2847 family protein encodes MELEMTERFLRTIEVPLGDEGAETVLVQVRTADDSIVPVGRGDRSVARARKTFSQMLGTVRPVAESFVGQVKAMADAPEEVTLEFGISLSAEADLVIASTTTEANFSVSLKWRSKPEAKDG; translated from the coding sequence TTGGAGCTCGAAATGACGGAACGTTTTCTCCGCACGATCGAAGTGCCGCTGGGTGACGAAGGGGCGGAAACGGTCCTGGTTCAGGTGCGCACCGCGGACGATTCCATTGTTCCGGTGGGTCGAGGCGACCGTTCCGTCGCGCGGGCCAGGAAAACCTTCTCCCAGATGCTCGGTACCGTACGGCCGGTCGCGGAGAGCTTCGTCGGGCAGGTCAAGGCAATGGCGGACGCCCCGGAGGAGGTCACCCTGGAGTTCGGGATCTCGCTGTCCGCGGAAGCGGACCTGGTCATCGCGAGCACCACCACGGAGGCCAATTTCTCGGTGAGCCTGAAGTGGAGAAGCAAGCCCGAAGCGAAAGACGGGTGA
- a CDS encoding TIGR02680 family protein, with protein MTRRSDRFRPSRAGVVNVWDYVDEEFAFADGRLVLRGHNGSGKTKALEVLFPFVLDGYTDARRLDPFSGQNRTMKSNLLYRGDESAYGYVWMEFARDSDDAGTTETVTLVIGLRAHRHRDGVSPSFFVTDQRLGVDFGLLATDGRPLTERQLKAALGEDAHHSTAADYRRAVDARLFGLGERYVQLLDLLLALRRPLLAKDLDPEKVSHTLTGGLSPLDDALVDQAARDFANLAAVQSRFASAKSAHEAARTFTGVYADYLTANARHRLSRVAAATDQADTHARTVTEAATELDRATEAREQARERADQLAKESERLDAQCATLRQHETLRDQQALQVRRENNEARARQIATQQARVRAQEEEISRLSGEAARVAERVERERARAEDLRTELSAAAEASGIVHDAEGEVDTGDDLPETARGRASARLDDVRAVRERLNAQDRAEDGRARTEAAATRAEDTLGERETECARAEEKLTELRATVAQNLDAWSERWEIVGPESLTALRDTLDHYGEPGTATLAQVFNEQLHDQQLQAATRANALESEQSRLGEELAAVRRERDHIAAERDDAPPADPLRPAPREGRPGAPLWQLVRFAEGLTEDHAAAVEGALHAAGLLTAWIHPDPGLTRDALAQGEADAYLLPAEQGATGANGGTLADVLVPETQEHVPADTIARVLASIPFNDGASDALVGVDTPAAGVDTRARFRLGPLTGARPKAAAEFIGATNRAQRRRERLAAHDTRIEELSARRAELGDRLARAHELLKDFDRARADLPDATEAAKALRALERHSTLLASARAARAEARRDLDAAVAQVDAERRQVRTAAAERAMPTRREDVDAVAAAAEAFQDTARNLRAARADIAEYERDLTGRRDTVTRLTEALDSDRADLDQSRTDHARETEELATLEAAIDAPARDLLDQLEQAQSQLREVQKRHRAATAEASREHDRCVRSETLRDSGRHSLAQALGTLFEHAAAFAGLTQPAVRAVMGVDTSGAWPVPDQWPAPEEAAERLLTGQAATVREILPGAAAALLDGFAEAVGTKDVGDAELKTAGTRMSQALRTFQEALGGDAEGYRVDHEVGASGLVTVHVNDENGRNPVSAFARAVAERVEEQGALLREEEQGVLEDELLSGIAQQIHDRVRAAKLLVRAMDRDTRARPMSSGTRVGIRWSRSDGLGDHQRRATELVRHDGSGLGPRGLGELRAVLREMIRDYHARHPRASHKQVLAAVLDYRDWYRFELRLAEPGKDEVTLTKNKHEQMSGGEKSAAIHLPLFAAANALYSSAAPTCPRVVALDEAFAGIDDRYKPELMGLTVTFDLDMFMTGHDLWVHYDTVPMAAHYDMHHDKASHTVSALLMLWDGEQTLDADAGFAGNEELAAQLLGITPTRYVPQSTAGTLLDEAAM; from the coding sequence ATGACCCGCAGGAGCGACCGCTTCCGGCCCAGCCGGGCCGGTGTCGTCAACGTCTGGGACTACGTCGACGAGGAGTTCGCCTTCGCCGACGGCCGCCTCGTCCTGCGCGGCCACAACGGTTCGGGCAAGACCAAGGCGCTGGAGGTGCTGTTCCCCTTCGTCCTGGACGGCTACACCGACGCCCGCAGGCTGGACCCCTTCAGCGGCCAGAACCGCACCATGAAGTCCAACCTCCTCTACCGGGGCGACGAGTCCGCCTACGGGTACGTGTGGATGGAATTCGCCCGCGACAGTGATGACGCGGGCACGACCGAGACCGTCACCCTGGTCATCGGCCTGCGCGCGCACCGCCACCGCGACGGGGTCAGCCCCTCCTTCTTCGTCACCGACCAGCGCCTGGGCGTGGACTTCGGGCTGCTGGCCACCGACGGGCGCCCGCTCACCGAACGCCAGCTCAAGGCGGCCCTGGGCGAGGACGCCCACCACTCCACCGCCGCCGACTACCGCCGGGCCGTCGACGCGCGCCTGTTCGGACTGGGGGAGCGCTACGTCCAGCTCCTGGACCTCCTGCTCGCCCTGCGCCGCCCGCTGCTGGCCAAGGACCTGGACCCGGAGAAGGTCTCGCACACCCTCACCGGCGGCCTCAGCCCCCTCGACGACGCCCTCGTCGACCAGGCCGCACGCGACTTCGCCAACCTCGCCGCCGTGCAGAGCCGCTTCGCCAGCGCCAAATCCGCCCACGAGGCCGCCCGGACCTTCACCGGCGTCTACGCCGACTACCTCACCGCCAACGCCCGCCACCGGCTGTCCCGGGTCGCCGCCGCCACCGACCAGGCCGACACCCACGCCCGCACCGTCACGGAGGCCGCCACCGAACTGGACCGGGCCACCGAAGCACGCGAGCAGGCCCGCGAACGCGCCGACCAGCTGGCCAAGGAGTCCGAACGCCTGGACGCCCAGTGCGCCACCCTGCGCCAGCACGAGACCCTGCGCGACCAGCAGGCCCTCCAGGTCCGGCGGGAGAACAACGAGGCGCGCGCCCGCCAGATCGCCACCCAGCAGGCGCGGGTGCGCGCCCAGGAGGAGGAGATCTCCCGGCTGAGCGGAGAGGCCGCCCGTGTCGCCGAACGCGTCGAACGCGAGCGCGCCCGCGCCGAGGACCTGCGCACTGAACTCAGCGCGGCCGCCGAGGCCTCCGGCATCGTTCACGATGCCGAGGGGGAGGTGGACACCGGTGACGACCTGCCCGAGACAGCTCGGGGCCGTGCCAGCGCCCGGCTCGACGACGTGCGCGCCGTACGCGAGCGCCTCAACGCCCAGGACCGCGCCGAGGACGGCCGGGCCCGCACCGAAGCCGCCGCCACCCGGGCCGAGGACACCCTCGGCGAACGCGAAACCGAGTGCGCCAGGGCCGAGGAGAAGCTCACCGAGCTCCGCGCCACCGTCGCGCAGAACCTGGACGCCTGGTCCGAGCGCTGGGAGATCGTCGGCCCCGAGTCCCTGACGGCCCTGCGGGACACCCTCGACCACTACGGCGAACCCGGCACCGCCACCCTCGCGCAGGTGTTCAACGAACAGCTCCACGACCAGCAGCTACAGGCGGCCACCCGCGCCAACGCCCTGGAGTCCGAACAGAGCCGACTGGGCGAGGAACTGGCCGCGGTCCGCCGCGAACGCGACCACATCGCGGCCGAACGCGACGACGCCCCGCCCGCCGACCCCCTGCGCCCCGCCCCGCGCGAAGGCCGTCCCGGAGCGCCGCTCTGGCAGCTGGTCCGCTTCGCCGAGGGTCTGACCGAGGACCACGCCGCCGCGGTCGAGGGCGCCCTGCACGCGGCGGGCCTGCTCACCGCCTGGATCCACCCCGACCCCGGCCTCACCCGCGATGCCCTGGCACAGGGCGAGGCCGACGCCTACCTGCTCCCCGCCGAACAGGGCGCTACCGGCGCCAACGGAGGGACCCTCGCGGACGTCCTCGTGCCCGAGACCCAGGAGCACGTCCCCGCCGACACGATCGCCCGGGTCCTGGCCTCGATCCCCTTCAACGACGGGGCGAGCGACGCGCTCGTCGGAGTGGACACCCCTGCCGCCGGAGTGGACACCCGGGCCCGCTTCCGCCTCGGACCCCTCACCGGTGCCCGCCCCAAGGCCGCCGCCGAGTTCATCGGTGCCACCAACCGCGCCCAGCGCCGCCGCGAGCGCCTGGCCGCCCACGACACCCGCATCGAAGAGCTCTCCGCCCGCCGCGCCGAACTCGGCGACCGCCTCGCCCGGGCCCACGAGCTCCTCAAGGACTTCGACCGCGCCCGCGCCGACCTGCCCGACGCCACCGAGGCCGCCAAAGCCCTGCGCGCTCTCGAACGCCACTCCACCCTCCTGGCCTCGGCCCGCGCCGCACGCGCCGAGGCCCGCCGCGACCTCGACGCCGCCGTCGCCCAGGTGGACGCCGAACGCCGCCAGGTCCGCACCGCGGCCGCCGAACGCGCCATGCCCACCCGCCGGGAGGACGTCGACGCGGTCGCCGCCGCGGCCGAGGCCTTCCAGGACACCGCCCGGAACCTGCGCGCCGCACGCGCCGACATCGCCGAGTACGAGCGCGACCTCACCGGGCGCCGGGACACCGTCACCCGTCTGACCGAAGCGCTCGACAGCGACCGCGCCGACCTCGACCAGAGCCGCACCGACCACGCACGCGAGACCGAGGAGCTGGCCACCCTGGAGGCGGCCATCGACGCCCCGGCCCGCGACCTCCTCGACCAGCTCGAACAGGCACAGAGCCAACTCCGCGAGGTCCAGAAACGGCACCGCGCCGCCACCGCCGAGGCCTCCCGCGAGCACGACCGATGCGTGCGCTCCGAAACCCTGCGCGACAGCGGCCGCCACTCCCTGGCCCAGGCCCTGGGCACGCTCTTCGAACACGCCGCCGCCTTCGCCGGACTCACCCAGCCCGCCGTACGCGCGGTCATGGGCGTGGACACCTCCGGCGCCTGGCCGGTCCCCGACCAGTGGCCCGCGCCCGAGGAGGCAGCGGAGCGCCTGCTCACCGGGCAGGCCGCCACCGTCCGCGAGATCCTGCCCGGGGCCGCCGCCGCCCTGCTGGACGGTTTCGCCGAGGCCGTCGGCACCAAGGACGTCGGCGACGCCGAGCTCAAGACCGCCGGGACCCGCATGTCCCAGGCACTGCGCACCTTCCAGGAGGCACTCGGCGGTGACGCCGAGGGCTACCGCGTGGACCACGAGGTCGGTGCCAGCGGCCTGGTCACCGTGCACGTCAACGACGAGAACGGCCGCAACCCCGTCTCCGCGTTCGCGCGCGCCGTCGCCGAACGCGTCGAGGAACAGGGCGCGCTCCTGCGCGAGGAGGAACAGGGGGTCCTGGAGGACGAACTGCTCAGCGGGATCGCCCAGCAGATCCACGACCGGGTGCGCGCCGCCAAACTCCTGGTGCGCGCCATGGACCGCGACACCCGCGCCCGCCCCATGTCCTCCGGTACCCGGGTGGGCATCCGCTGGTCCCGCTCGGACGGCCTCGGCGACCACCAGCGCCGGGCCACCGAGCTCGTCCGCCACGACGGTTCCGGGCTCGGCCCCCGGGGCCTGGGCGAACTCCGCGCCGTCCTGCGCGAGATGATCCGCGACTACCACGCCCGGCACCCCCGCGCCAGCCACAAGCAGGTCCTGGCCGCGGTTCTGGACTACCGCGACTGGTACCGCTTCGAGCTGCGCCTGGCCGAACCGGGCAAGGACGAGGTCACCCTCACCAAGAACAAGCATGAGCAGATGTCCGGCGGCGAGAAGTCCGCCGCCATCCACCTGCCGCTGTTCGCCGCGGCCAACGCCCTGTACTCCTCGGCCGCGCCCACCTGCCCGCGCGTGGTCGCCCTCGACGAGGCGTTCGCGGGCATCGACGACCGTTACAAGCCCGAACTCATGGGCCTGACCGTCACCTTCGACCTCGACATGTTCATGACCGGCCACGACCTGTGGGTGCACTACGACACCGTCCCCATGGCCGCGCACTACGACATGCACCACGACAAGGCCAGCCACACCGTCTCCGCCCTGCTCATGCTCTGGGACGGCGAGCAGACCCTGGACGCCGACGCCGGTTTCGCGGGCAACGAGGAGCTCGCCGCGCAGCTGCTCGGCATCACCCCGACCCGCTACGTGCCCCAGTCCACCGCGGGCACCCTCCTGGACGAGGCGGCCATGTGA